In one Candidatus Absconditicoccus praedator genomic region, the following are encoded:
- a CDS encoding glycosyltransferase, with translation MKNILIVIYSLEVGGGAEKSATMVGNGLYEKGYNIKYLTFYEAKEKYNFKGDEICLDEKLSFSIFVQFFKLFKRAWQIRKYCKKNNIDTSLSFLETGNLPNVVSKLFFNKSKIVLSVRNNIDTSNSKLYKTLLKLLYPKADYITTIVKEETQNLIQNYGIKPEKISNIYNMFDIQDIQNKSKEYLGEYQELFNNGKFTFINIGRFHKQKNQKMLLEAFDKFHQQHPNSQLVILGDGPLKEELEEQKNSLSSSADIHFLGIHDNPYKFLANSDVYISSSSWEGMSRVLVESMACGLPIITTDHPTGAKEIMKKDIQNFDEVEDVFQEEYGILVPVNNSEKLSEAMELIYNNEELRKDYSRKSQIRAKDFDVEKIISKWEKIL, from the coding sequence ATGAAAAATATTCTTATTGTTATATACAGTTTGGAGGTTTGATGAGGTGCTGAAAAATCTGCAACAATGGTGTGAAATTGACTTTATGAAAAATGATATAATATTAAATATCTTACTTTTTATGAAGCAAAAGAAAAGTATAATTTCAAATGAGATGAAATATGTTTGGATGAGAAATTATCTTTTAGTATTTTTGTTCAATTTTTCAAGCTTTTCAAAAGAGCCTGGCAGATAAGAAAGTATTGTAAGAAAAATAATATAGATACTAGCTTATCTTTTCTGGAAACATGAAATTTACCAAATGTTGTAAGTAAATTATTTTTTAATAAATCAAAAATTGTATTAAGTGTTAGAAACAATATAGATACTAGTAATTCAAAATTGTATAAAACTTTATTAAAACTTTTATATCCCAAAGCAGACTATATCACTACCATAGTTAAAGAAGAAACTCAAAATCTTATCCAAAATTATTGAATCAAACCTGAAAAAATATCAAATATTTACAATATGTTTGATATCCAAGATATTCAAAACAAATCTAAAGAATATCTTTGAGAATATCAAGAATTATTCAATAATTGAAAGTTTACTTTTATAAATATATGAAGATTTCACAAACAAAAAAATCAAAAAATGCTACTGGAAGCTTTTGACAAATTCCATCAGCAACATCCTAACTCTCAATTGGTAATATTATGAGATTGACCACTAAAGGAGGAACTGGAAGAGCAAAAAAACTCATTATCTTCATCAGCAGATATTCATTTCCTATGAATTCATGATAATCCTTACAAATTTTTGGCAAATAGTGATGTGTATATAAGTAGTAGTAGCTGGGAGTGAATGAGTAGGGTGTTGGTAGAGTCTATGGCTTGTGGATTGCCTATAATAACTACAGATCATCCTACCTGAGCCAAAGAGATAATGAAAAAAGATATTCAAAATTTTGATGAAGTGGAAGATGTTTTTCAAGAAGAATATTGAATATTGGTGCCTGTAAATAATTCTGAAAAATTATCTGAAGCAATGGAATTGATATATAATAATGAAGAACTAAGAAAAGATTATTCTAGAAAATCACAAATAAGGGCAAAAGATTTTGATGTTGAAAAAATTATAAGCAAATGGGAGAAGATTTTGTAA
- a CDS encoding glycosyltransferase, translating to MVWDLVGDCEAWKVVILSCGVWEVWIEKVVCISISGVNCWECFGLDLVFWGEMKKNILIVIENLLVGGGAEKSATILGNGLEKKGYNVVYLTFTNGEKKYHHTSKEICLNYQKPTTSIQALIYMIKRAWQIKKYCKKHKIDTSLSFLEAANFANVFSKILGNNSRIMLSVRSNIKSSKSKNEKKMIKLLFPKADYITTIAKEEAQNLIRDYGIKPEKISNIYNMFDIQEIQNQSKEDLGEYQELFNNGKFTFINIGRFVRAKNHKMLMEAFDKFHQQNPNSQLVILGDGPLKEEVEEQKNSLSSSADIYFLGVYNNPYKFLANSDCFVFSSSWEGMGRVLVEAMACGLPVISTDCQVGPKEVLRKDVQIFDEIQNVSKEEFGILVPVNDSEKLSEAMELIYNNEELRENYKEKSKLRAKDFDVGKIINEWESIL from the coding sequence ATGGTTTGGGATTTGGTAGGGGATTGTGAGGCTTGGAAGGTTGTGATTTTGAGTTGTGGGGTTTGGGAAGTTTGGATTGAAAAAGTTGTTTGTATCAGTATAAGTGGTGTTAATTGTTGGGAGTGTTTTGGCTTAGATTTAGTTTTTTGGGGAGAAATGAAGAAAAATATATTAATAGTTATAGAAAATTTGTTGGTATGATGATGAGCTGAAAAATCTGCTACTATATTATGAAATTGATTAGAAAAAAAATGATATAATGTTGTGTATCTAACATTTACCAATTGAGAAAAAAAATATCATCATACTTCCAAAGAAATTTGTTTGAATTATCAAAAACCTACTACATCAATACAAGCTTTGATATATATGATAAAAAGAGCTTGGCAAATCAAAAAATATTGTAAAAAACATAAGATTGATACAAGTTTATCTTTTCTTGAAGCAGCTAATTTTGCAAATGTTTTTTCAAAAATTTTATGAAATAATTCTAGGATTATGTTGAGTGTAAGAAGTAATATTAAAAGTTCCAAATCAAAAAATGAGAAGAAAATGATTAAATTGTTATTTCCTAAAGCAGACTATATTACAACAATAGCAAAAGAAGAAGCTCAAAATTTAATAAGAGATTATTGAATTAAGCCTGAGAAAATATCAAATATTTATAATATGTTTGATATCCAAGAAATTCAAAACCAATCAAAAGAAGATCTTTGAGAATATCAAGAATTATTCAATAATTGAAAGTTTACATTCATAAATATATGAAGATTTGTAAGAGCAAAAAATCATAAAATGCTAATGGAAGCTTTTGATAAATTTCATCAGCAAAATCCAAACTCTCAGTTGGTAATATTATGAGATTGACCACTAAAGGAGGAAGTGGAAGAGCAAAAAAACTCATTATCTTCATCAGCAGATATTTATTTCTTGGGAGTGTACAACAATCCTTACAAATTTTTGGCAAATAGTGATTGTTTTGTATTTAGTAGTAGCTGGGAATGAATGGGTAGAGTTTTGGTAGAAGCAATGGCTTGTGGTTTGCCTGTAATTAGTACAGATTGCCAAGTATGACCAAAAGAAGTTTTGAGAAAAGATGTTCAAATTTTTGATGAGATACAAAATGTTTCAAAAGAAGAATTTTGAATATTAGTTCCTGTAAATGATTCTGAAAAATTATCTGAAGCAATGGAATTGATTTATAATAATGAAGAGTTGAGAGAAAATTATAAAGAAAAATCAAAATTAAGAGCAAAAGATTTTGATGTAGGAAAAATCATAAATGAGTGGGAAAGTATTTTATAA
- a CDS encoding ATP-binding protein, whose product MFSQIIKDNQERLKNLEIKKRNYSFNEEILELDKIVSFIGPRRVGKTYLMFQFIKELIDKGLYSIEQIVFIDFSVFKGDEINPEDIINSYYSLGNNKKPLLVFDEVQDIENFQKLVLQLYTQGYQIFISGSNSRLLSSELVTEFRGRVYEYFINPLDFDEILNFKDIKKEKKYSSSSRGYIKSIFNDVLKYGNFPELVISKNSMIKTEVLKTYFDILFYKDLTERYSIENEKAIRYLIKRIILSNTKRLNLIKIYNDLQSQGVKIGKNTIYNYYEYLKNIFFVEDIGNFYKKTSNTYLYNFGFGNLFGYADNLGQNFENLIYLNLKRKYNKIFYKEDQNEIDFYLPDVNTNIQVCYELSEENIQREVDTLLKQDGKNILVYFDKKGDFQFDDVEIVDFIDFLNNL is encoded by the coding sequence ATGTTTTCTCAAATCATAAAAGACAATCAAGAAAGGCTAAAAAATCTTGAGATCAAAAAAAGAAACTACAGTTTTAATGAAGAGATTTTGGAATTAGATAAAATAGTATCTTTTATATGACCTAGGAGAGTTTGAAAAACCTATCTTATGTTTCAGTTTATAAAAGAACTTATAGATAAATGATTGTACTCAATAGAGCAGATAGTTTTTATAGATTTTTCTGTATTTAAATGAGATGAAATAAATCCTGAAGACATAATTAATAGCTATTATTCTTTATGAAACAATAAAAAACCTTTACTTGTCTTTGATGAGGTTCAAGATATAGAAAATTTTCAAAAATTAGTGTTACAATTGTATACTCAATGATATCAAATCTTTATATCAGGTTCAAATTCAAGATTATTATCAAGTGAGTTGGTGACTGAATTTAGGGGAAGAGTGTATGAATATTTTATAAATCCTCTTGATTTTGATGAGATACTAAATTTTAAAGATATCAAAAAAGAAAAAAAATATTCTTCTTCTTCAAGGTGATATATAAAATCAATTTTTAATGATGTATTAAAATATTGAAACTTCCCTGAGCTTGTTATTTCAAAAAACTCTATGATAAAAACAGAAGTTTTAAAAACATATTTTGATATATTGTTTTATAAAGATCTAACTGAAAGATATAGTATAGAAAATGAAAAAGCTATCAGATATCTTATAAAAAGAATAATACTTTCAAACACCAAGAGACTAAATCTTATCAAAATTTATAATGATCTACAATCTCAATGAGTTAAAATATGAAAAAACACTATTTATAATTATTATGAATACCTAAAAAATATATTTTTTGTTGAAGATATAGGTAATTTTTATAAAAAAACCTCAAATACATACCTATATAATTTTTGATTTTGAAATTTGTTTTGATATGCAGATAATCTTTGACAAAATTTTGAGAATCTTATTTATCTAAATCTAAAAAGAAAGTATAATAAAATTTTTTATAAAGAAGATCAAAATGAAATAGATTTTTATTTGCCGGATGTCAATACAAATATACAAGTATGTTACGAATTAAGCGAAGAAAATATCCAAAGGGAAGTAGATACTCTTTTGAAACAAGATTGAAAAAATATACTTGTTTATTTTGATAAGAAATGAGATTTTCAGTTTGATGATGTAGAAATAGTAGACTTTATTGATTTTTTAAATAATTTATAA
- a CDS encoding PDDEXK nuclease domain-containing protein — protein MNFYINIVDDKIKQKDDNDTIGLLICKTKDKEIAEYALKGQTNPLAVGEYVFENLSEDLQRNLPDVEKIRDFLKDF, from the coding sequence TTGAATTTTTATATAAATATAGTTGATGATAAAATTAAACAGAAAGATGATAATGATACTATATGACTTTTGATTTGTAAAACAAAAGACAAAGAAATTGCAGAATATGCTTTGAAGTGACAAACAAATCCATTAGCAGTATGAGAGTATGTGTTTGAAAATTTATCAGAGGATTTGCAAAGAAACTTACCAGATGTAGAAAAAATAAGAGATTTTTTGAAGGATTTTTAA
- a CDS encoding nucleotide sugar dehydrogenase, whose protein sequence is MDKIVVIGMGYVGFPLACAIARTEKYDVYGLDIDESKINLINNKISPIEDKQAEKDIRKVKINATTNKEILKSAKYVLIAVPTPVLDDKNPDLRPLEGVCNMLSNYISKGMNIVVESTINPGVCEEILQPILESSGLKIGIDFELGHCPERINPGDEKWSVYNIPRNVGASTKKGTKDIADFYRSFLNAEVNEMKGIRHTEATKIIENTFRDINIAYVNELAKSFDKLGLDIVDVINGASNKPFAFMPHYPGCGVGGHCIPVDPYYLIERAKKAGFDHKFLVNAREVNNSMPEYLIEKLILSLNEKEKSIKGTKIALFGMSYKKDIGDMRESPSIEVKGRLEKLGADLTIYDPFISDYYNGDYIDIVKSNEALVFATNHTIFKKIEENIELLRGKVILDGRNFLNKDLFLKNGITYKGIGR, encoded by the coding sequence ATGGATAAAATTGTTGTAATATGAATGTGATATGTCTGATTTCCTTTAGCTTGTGCTATTGCTAGAACAGAAAAGTATGATGTATATGGATTAGATATTGATGAATCAAAAATTAATTTGATTAATAATAAAATATCTCCAATAGAAGATAAGCAAGCAGAAAAAGATATTAGAAAAGTTAAAATCAATGCAACGACAAATAAAGAAATACTTAAATCAGCTAAGTATGTTTTAATAGCTGTGCCTACACCTGTGTTAGACGATAAAAATCCAGATTTAAGACCCTTAGAGTGAGTTTGTAATATGCTTAGTAATTATATAAGCAAATGAATGAATATAGTTGTTGAATCTACCATAAATCCCTGAGTTTGTGAAGAAATTTTACAACCTATATTAGAAAGTTCATGATTAAAGATTTGAATAGATTTTGAGTTATGACATTGTCCTGAAAGAATAAATCCTGGAGACGAAAAATGGAGTGTATATAATATACCAAGAAATGTTGGGGCTTCTACAAAAAAATGAACAAAAGATATAGCTGATTTTTATAGAAGTTTTTTAAATGCAGAAGTTAATGAGATGAAGGGCATAAGGCATACTGAAGCAACTAAAATTATAGAAAATACTTTTCGTGATATAAATATTGCTTATGTAAATGAACTTGCAAAATCTTTTGATAAATTATGACTAGATATTGTAGATGTAATTAATTGAGCATCTAATAAGCCATTTGCTTTTATGCCTCATTATCCATGATGTTGAGTTTGAGGTCACTGTATTCCTGTAGATCCTTATTACCTTATAGAAAGAGCTAAAAAAGCTTGATTTGATCATAAGTTTTTAGTTAATGCAAGGGAAGTTAATAATTCCATGCCAGAGTATTTGATAGAAAAACTAATACTTTCCTTAAATGAAAAAGAGAAATCAATAAAATGAACTAAAATAGCACTTTTTGGTATGTCTTACAAAAAAGACATCTGAGATATGAGAGAAAGTCCTTCAATAGAAGTAAAGGGTAGATTAGAAAAACTTGGTGCTGATTTGACTATATATGACCCTTTTATATCGGATTATTATAATTGAGATTATATAGATATAGTTAAAAGTAATGAAGCTTTAGTATTTGCTACTAATCATACTATATTTAAAAAAATTGAAGAAAATATAGAGTTATTAAGATGAAAAGTTATATTAGATTGAAGAAACTTTCTTAATAAAGATTTATTTTTAAAAAATTGAATAACTTATAAATGAATATGAAGATAG
- a CDS encoding glycosyltransferase yields MKKVLFVVSNIGEGGGAENSSRTLAKSLFDMGYDVDLLTFYDFDNEYDIWDLNRISFADKYSNNLLTKFYRFFVKYPKLLNKQIKSKNYDLVITNAEDANLVGLNTKKYFSKNIKLITVVRNYLENHPVYKYIQGFHKNADFVVGVSQYITENMKKRFGLQNIQSIYNPFDIDFINKQKKEELSSEDKQLLGNKTNLITVGRLSEQKNYFFLIDSLETLLKEKENLQWLILGDGPLKSQIIDYIKSKGLEDKIKLLGVKSNPLKYIYHSDVFVFGSTHEGFPRALTEAFISGIKIVSVNCPSGPSELLANEVYEPNLVEGYRIADYGVLVEMGNKQAFADATRYMFENNPTFDISKQVENITIEKISKQWDDLINKI; encoded by the coding sequence ATGAAAAAGGTTCTTTTTGTAGTTTCAAATATAGGGGAATGATGATGAGCTGAGAATTCTTCAAGAACATTAGCAAAATCATTATTTGATATGTGATATGATGTAGATTTGCTTACTTTTTATGATTTTGATAATGAATATGATATTTGGGATTTAAATAGAATTAGTTTTGCTGATAAGTACTCAAATAATTTATTAACCAAATTTTATAGATTTTTTGTGAAATATCCCAAATTACTAAATAAACAAATAAAATCAAAAAATTATGATCTTGTAATTACAAATGCAGAAGATGCTAATCTTGTATGACTAAATACTAAAAAGTATTTTAGTAAAAATATTAAACTTATAACAGTAGTTAGAAATTATTTGGAGAATCATCCTGTTTATAAATATATTCAAGGTTTTCATAAAAATGCTGATTTTGTGGTATGAGTTTCTCAATATATAACTGAAAATATGAAAAAAAGGTTTGGTCTACAAAATATACAATCAATTTATAACCCTTTTGATATAGATTTTATAAACAAACAAAAAAAAGAAGAATTATCATCAGAAGATAAGCAACTTTTGGGAAACAAAACTAATCTAATAACAGTATGAAGGTTATCAGAACAAAAGAATTATTTTTTCTTGATAGATAGTTTGGAAACTTTACTAAAAGAAAAAGAAAATTTACAATGGCTTATCTTGTGAGATGGACCTTTGAAGAGTCAAATTATTGATTATATCAAATCCAAGTGACTAGAGGATAAAATAAAACTGTTGTGAGTAAAATCAAATCCTTTGAAGTACATTTATCATAGTGATGTTTTTGTTTTTGGATCTACTCATGAGTGATTCCCTAGGGCTTTGACTGAGGCATTTATTTCCTGAATCAAAATAGTATCTGTAAATTGTCCTAGTGGACCAAGTGAATTGTTGGCTAATGAGGTTTATGAACCTAATCTTGTAGAATGATACCGTATTGCTGATTATTGAGTACTGGTTGAAATGTGAAACAAGCAGGCTTTTGCTGATGCTACAAGATATATGTTTGAAAACAATCCAACTTTTGATATATCTAAGCAAGTAGAAAATATTACCATAGAAAAAATTAGTAAACAGTGGGATGATTTAATAAATAAAATTTAG
- a CDS encoding glycosyltransferase family 2 protein: MPKISVIMPVYNTEKYISETIESILNQTFKDFEFVIIDDYSNDGTFQILQSYANQDSRIKLIQNPENIGVVKTRNKLFSKVSPESKYIAIIDSDDIAEPDRLQKQFDFLEENNEYSIVGSNITIIDENGQKIGQRKYPSNHEQVSKTILKKSPLAQPVVMIRKKDLEKVGYYNEEFERCQDYELWFRFFDAGYKIANIQENLLNYRVFEGQGKSKHLKLTLKNTIKVQSKYLFKIKYFDISSFFYHIALRVLMLLPNSFVLWLFKNLEYKS, from the coding sequence ATGCCAAAAATATCAGTGATAATGCCTGTATACAATACTGAGAAATATATTTCAGAAACAATAGAAAGTATACTAAATCAAACTTTCAAAGATTTTGAGTTTGTAATAATAGATGACTATAGTAATGATTGAACTTTTCAGATACTTCAAAGTTATGCTAATCAGGATAGCAGAATCAAACTTATTCAAAATCCTGAAAATATATGAGTAGTAAAAACAAGGAATAAACTATTTTCAAAAGTTTCTCCAGAAAGTAAATATATAGCAATAATAGATTCTGATGATATTGCTGAGCCTGATAGACTCCAAAAGCAATTTGATTTCCTAGAAGAAAATAATGAGTATAGTATAGTGTGATCAAATATTACCATCATAGATGAAAATGGTCAAAAAATTGGTCAAAGAAAATATCCGTCCAATCATGAGCAAGTAAGCAAAACAATACTCAAAAAATCGCCCTTAGCTCAGCCTGTAGTGATGATTAGGAAAAAAGATTTGGAAAAAGTATGATATTACAACGAAGAATTTGAAAGATGTCAGGATTATGAGTTGTGGTTTAGGTTTTTTGATGCTGGGTACAAGATAGCTAATATCCAAGAAAACTTGCTAAATTATAGGGTTTTTGAGTGACAGGGGAAGTCAAAGCACTTAAAACTTACTCTCAAAAATACTATCAAAGTTCAGAGCAAATATTTATTCAAAATAAAATATTTTGATATTTCATCATTTTTTTATCATATAGCTTTGAGGGTCCTTATGCTTTTGCCAAATAGTTTTGTGCTTTGGTTGTTCAAAAACTTGGAGTACAAAAGTTAA
- a CDS encoding ATP-binding protein — translation MMEQLFSKIDEVIIRQKYLQNIDKVLDLGLINIIVGPRRVGKSCFLYSVIDYLIKNTKLKKTQIFYVNKEWREFDNVKTYNDLVDLFEKSNINTNEIFFVGLDEIQEVEGFEKFVLDIFSKYKKAKVYVTGSNSKLLSSKYATLLSGRYREQIIYPLTFEEFLQFSKKEANKKTFYEYLEFGGLPKIPLINDTSLRYDYLNGIYNTVFTKDVVEFFGIRNVSLLRKINMYLFKELGNYFTAQNIKKYFKSQDIKVSVDTVLNYLDYSKSAFLFNDIQRYDLKGKKTLEINSKIYAFDLGIRNAIAGFSPVSDIEKLLELVVLNHLLADGYDVKVGNMQDKEIDFIAKKDNEIKYIQVCYLLSSKDVVDREFGNLLAIKDNYEKIVLSLDDFVNSDYKGIKHYNILDWII, via the coding sequence ATGATGGAACAATTATTCAGCAAAATAGATGAAGTAATAATTAGGCAAAAATATCTTCAAAATATTGATAAAGTTTTGGATTTATGACTGATAAATATCATAGTTTGACCAAGAAGAGTTGGTAAAAGTTGTTTTTTGTATTCTGTAATAGATTATTTAATCAAAAATACAAAACTTAAAAAAACTCAAATATTTTATGTAAATAAAGAATGGAGAGAGTTTGACAATGTCAAAACATATAATGATCTAGTAGATTTATTTGAAAAATCCAATATAAATACAAATGAAATCTTTTTTGTATGACTTGATGAAATACAAGAAGTAGAATGATTTGAAAAATTTGTATTGGATATATTTAGTAAATATAAAAAAGCAAAAGTTTATGTAACTTGATCAAATTCCAAGCTACTTTCATCAAAATATGCAACTTTACTTTCATGAAGATATAGAGAACAAATCATATACCCTCTGACTTTTGAAGAATTTTTACAATTTTCAAAAAAAGAAGCTAACAAAAAAACTTTTTATGAATATCTTGAATTTGGATGATTACCCAAAATTCCATTGATTAATGACACAAGTTTGAGATATGATTATTTAAATGGTATCTATAATACAGTTTTTACCAAAGATGTTGTAGAATTTTTTGGGATAAGAAATGTTTCTCTACTTAGAAAAATAAATATGTATTTATTTAAGGAATTATGAAATTATTTTACTGCACAAAATATAAAAAAATATTTTAAATCTCAAGATATAAAAGTATCTGTAGATACTGTTTTAAATTATCTTGATTATTCAAAATCAGCTTTTTTGTTTAATGATATACAAAGATATGACCTAAAATGAAAAAAAACCCTTGAAATAAATAGTAAAATATATGCTTTTGATCTTTGAATAAGAAATGCTATTGCTTGATTTAGTCCAGTATCGGACATAGAAAAACTTTTGGAGTTGGTTGTTTTAAATCATCTGTTGGCAGATGGATATGATGTCAAGGTTGGAAATATGCAAGATAAAGAAATAGATTTTATTGCCAAAAAAGATAATGAAATAAAATATATCCAAGTTTGTTATCTATTATCAAGCAAAGATGTAGTAGATAGAGAATTTTGAAATTTACTTGCAATAAAAGATAATTATGAAAAGATAGTACTTAGTCTAGATGATTTTGTAAATAGTGATTATAAATGAATTAAACACTATAATATATTGGATTGGATTATATAA
- a CDS encoding NYN domain-containing protein — MKRVNVYVDGFNFYHGLEKKINDPNSKWENFFKWCNFRELSKKFIDPEAEKLQNVFYFTAYSKRNQAKLDRHKKYVKALSYFGNKIILGNFSKITRTYQKDMPILELLYNSIINKVPFGLKDKLKPELLKYQTYEEKQTDVNIAVKIVEDFFNDKFDVAIIISGDSDIIPAIKTAKKYGKNKRFVNINIPGAKGKAIKKFCDKCEIIRGEDIKNAIMPYQIQISSKETVCIPDGWR, encoded by the coding sequence ATGAAAAGAGTAAATGTTTATGTAGATGGGTTTAATTTTTATCATGGATTGGAAAAAAAGATAAATGATCCAAATTCAAAATGGGAAAATTTTTTTAAATGGTGTAATTTTAGAGAGTTATCAAAAAAATTTATAGATCCAGAAGCCGAGAAATTACAAAATGTTTTTTATTTTACTGCTTATTCAAAACGAAATCAGGCAAAGCTTGATAGGCACAAAAAATATGTGAAAGCATTAAGTTATTTTGGAAATAAGATTATTTTATGAAATTTTTCAAAAATCACCAGGACATACCAAAAAGATATGCCTATATTGGAGTTGTTATATAATTCAATTATCAATAAAGTGCCTTTTTGACTCAAAGATAAATTAAAACCAGAACTTTTGAAGTATCAAACATATGAAGAAAAGCAAACTGATGTAAATATAGCAGTGAAAATAGTAGAAGACTTTTTTAATGATAAGTTTGATGTCGCAATCATTATTTCTTGAGATAGTGATATTATACCTGCAATCAAAACAGCCAAAAAATATTGAAAAAATAAAAGGTTTGTGAATATAAATATTCCTTGAGCTAAATGAAAAGCTATAAAAAAATTTTGTGATAAATGTGAAATTATAAGATGAGAAGATATAAAAAATGCTATAATGCCTTATCAAATACAAATATCTTCTAAGGAAACAGTTTGCATTCCTGATGGATGGAGATAA
- a CDS encoding DUF1016 N-terminal domain-containing protein, translating to MDIKKTEYKKTEYKKTEYKNFFIELKDKIQQSRNNALRSVNKELINLYWEIGKKLSEKINNSGWGKSVVENLSSDLKKEFPGIQGFSKDNLWRMIKFFEFYSENKKLAPLVQEISWSNNIIILEKCKDEFQIEYYLKLANKMHLSKRVLQNKIESQEFERVLSENKNMRIQARICWEVEFLYKYSGG from the coding sequence ATGGATATCAAAAAAACTGAATACAAAAAAACTGAATACAAAAAAACTGAATACAAAAATTTCTTTATAGAACTTAAAGATAAGATACAGCAATCAAGAAATAATGCCTTAAGGTCTGTTAATAAAGAACTTATCAATCTTTATTGGGAGATTTGAAAAAAGCTAAGTGAGAAAATAAATAATTCTTGATGGTGAAAAAGTGTGGTAGAGAATTTAAGTTCTGATTTGAAAAAAGAATTTCCTTGAATTCAATGATTTTCAAAAGATAATTTATGGAGGATGATTAAATTTTTTGAGTTTTATTCAGAAAATAAAAAACTTGCACCACTGGTGCAAGAAATTTCTTGGTCAAACAATATTATCATACTTGAGAAGTGTAAAGATGAGTTTCAAATTGAATACTATCTAAAACTTGCAAACAAAATGCACCTTAGTAAGAGAGTACTACAAAATAAAATAGAATCCCAAGAGTTTGAAAGAGTTTTATCAGAGAATAAAAATATGAGAATTCAAGCCAGAATATGCTGGGAAGTTGAATTTTTATATAAATATAGTTGATGATAA